From the genome of Nasonia vitripennis strain AsymCx chromosome 1, Nvit_psr_1.1, whole genome shotgun sequence, one region includes:
- the LOC100678561 gene encoding type-2 histone deacetylase 1-like, translated as MLQILFLLSPAVICVQRYRKSTNPNDEPFLPIHPEYPYNPKLMKRGLEPQQAQQVQQTQGLAQISPELYAPKVDARDSYSASFSQAPLYPSYDPYAKASTTPNALTNSPYYQSSYPTYGANPYNLLNSYGAPFGSPASSYTPGTPTVPSTTVPGYGAASYGASSAYPYYYYPSQSPYYYPNYYGQPTYPPPPPPGYPGGPSKHQSEEDDEEEDDRRREKSKKSNNNKNKLRNSDRDNADSHYVDGANYIISSAKDLDTESSSHRTPSHYNQIEQDSDVQPRAVSIPKTYRLVSVSGQQGNDYNSGSSGYIKIQQLEQLMRQALARLLAQNAAQQANLAQIQQDVNQHQSAKDNHQYLTVPNTIAKTGLSYVVNPTILNRVTPGQYNPSQLLSTLSNNKQSYPQKSATSITMHHSPGIYIPPGKSLNDQSSLPEYSDYDTSETATTRSQQNTGNYPATAEPTRNNYSYSTYRPTQQTNLDDVNFGSKQKTKS; from the coding sequence ATGTTACAGATTCTCTTTTTACTGTCACCAGCGGTGATTTGCGTTCAGCGTTACCGAAAAAGTACAAATCCTAACGATGAACCTTTTTTACCCATACATCCAGAATATCCCTACAATCCAAAGCTAATGAAACGTGGACTGGAGCCGCAACAAGCTCAACAAGTTCAACAAACGCAAGGTTTAGCTCAAATCAGTCCAGAACTCTACGCCCCCAAGGTTGATGCTCGAGATTCATATTCAGCAAGTTTTAGTCAGGCGCCTTTATATCCATCCTACGACCCGTATGCTAAAGCTTCCACAACTCCAAATGCTTTAACAAATTCGCCCTACTATCAATCATCATACCCGACTTATGGCGCCAATCCATACAATCTTTTGAATTCCTATGGTGCTCCTTTTGGTTCCCCTGCTTCTAGTTATACCCCTGGTACACCAACTGTTCCTAGCACAACTGTTCCAGGTTACGGAGCTGCCTCTTATGGTGCATCAAGTGCCTATCCCTACTACTACTATCCTTCTCAATCGCCATATTATTATCCTAATTACTATGGtcaaccaacttacccacctCCTCCACCACCTGGTTATCCAGGTGGACCATCAAAGCACCAAAGTGAAGAAGATGATGAGGAAGAAGATGACAGACGTAGAGAGAAGagcaaaaaatcaaataacaaCAAGAACAAATTGAGAAATTCTGATCGTGATAATGCCGATAGCCATTACGTTGACGGTGCCAATTACATTATATCAAGCGCAAAAGATTTGGATACCGAATCAAGCAGCCATAGGACTCCCAGCCATTACAATCAAATTGAACAAGATTCCGATGTCCAACCACGGGCGGTAAGCATTCCCAAAACTTATCGGCTTGTAAGTGTATCAGGGCAGCAAGGTAATGATTACAATTCAGGATCATCTggttatataaaaattcaacaaCTTGAACAACTAATGCGTCAAGCTCTAGCTAGACTTTTGGCTCAAAATGCAGCACAACAAGCAAACCTTGCTCAGATTCAGCAAGACGTTAATCAACATCAATCCGCCAAGGACAATCACCAGTATCTTACAGTGCCAAATACTATTGCCAAAACTGGGCTGAGTTATGTTGTCAACCCGACGATTCTCAATAGAGTCACTCCTGGACAATACAATCCCAGCCAGTTATTATCAACTTTAAGTAATAACAAGCAATCATATCCCCAAAAATCAGCGACAAGTATTACTATGCATCATTCGCCAGGAATTTATATTCCACCAGGAAAAAGTTTAAACGACCAGTCCTCACTCCCCGAGTATAGTGATTATGATACATCAGAGACCGCGACAACTAGAAGTCAACAGAACACAGGCAATTATCCAGCAACTGCTGAACCAACGCGCAACAACTATTCATATTCTACTTATCGTCCAACGCAGCAAACAAATTTAGATGACGTTAATTTCGGTAGTAAACAAAAGACAAAAAGTTAG